Proteins found in one Exiguobacterium sp. 9-2 genomic segment:
- a CDS encoding PilW family protein, translating to MNSLIKNFRLIYRRDEGLSLIEILVSIVIASILSAVVLTVFLLGAKSFKETDAISDVRTEADIMISSVLSDITTSGYDFVRLSEDGQTLSLYDATPLNVDPDSGLLVRINDQNMIMNPKPIKVLRFGEGALALTDREDELLLSNTDNASQFRIKKATPMTINGVTYYQHGILEISLKIQSTQEEKLLSLQSGIGF from the coding sequence ATGAACAGCTTAATCAAGAATTTCCGTTTGATTTATCGGCGCGATGAAGGATTATCACTGATTGAGATTTTAGTCAGTATCGTCATTGCATCGATACTGAGTGCGGTCGTTTTAACCGTTTTTCTACTTGGTGCAAAAAGTTTTAAGGAAACGGATGCCATCAGTGACGTTCGAACGGAGGCGGATATCATGATTAGTTCCGTCTTATCTGATATTACAACGAGTGGTTACGATTTCGTACGATTGAGCGAAGACGGTCAGACGTTATCGCTTTATGATGCAACTCCGTTAAACGTCGATCCCGACTCTGGCTTGCTTGTTCGAATCAATGATCAGAACATGATCATGAATCCGAAGCCCATTAAAGTTCTTCGGTTTGGTGAAGGGGCGCTGGCATTGACTGATCGGGAAGACGAGTTACTGTTATCGAATACGGATAACGCTTCTCAGTTTCGAATAAAAAAAGCGACTCCGATGACAATCAATGGTGTCACCTATTACCAACACGGAATATTAGAAATTTCTTTAAAAATTCAATCCACGCAAGAAGAGAAATTACTTTCCCTTCAGAGTGGTATCGGCTTCTAG
- the hemL gene encoding glutamate-1-semialdehyde 2,1-aminomutase: protein MSLINQNSKSKEAFERALPLMPGGVNSPVRAYKSVGMTPIFADHAKGSKLYDIDGKEYIDYVLSWGPMILGHADPIVTSAIQEQATRGWSYGTPTEIESAMAEVVISRVPSVEVVRMVNSGTEATMAALRLARGYTGRTKILKFEGCYHGHGDSLLIKAGSGVATLGLPDSPGVPAQIASMTLTVPYNDLDAVRIAFEKHGDDIAGVIVEPAAGNMGFVPPEPGFLEGLREITSENGALLIFDEVMTGFRVGFHCAQGHFGVTPDITCLGKVIGGGMPVGAYGGRRDIMEQIAPQGPIYQAGTLSGNPLAMAAGLATLTQLKPEHYEEFDRKATRLSEGYLNAAAKYNIPLTTNRAGAMFGVFFTDERVTNFEKAKTSNLEMFRSYYQKMAARGVFLPPSQFEGLFLSIAHTDEDIEQTIEAVELTFKELQVEFDR, encoded by the coding sequence ATGAGCTTAATTAACCAGAACTCAAAATCAAAAGAAGCGTTCGAGCGGGCACTCCCGCTCATGCCGGGTGGTGTCAACAGTCCAGTGCGTGCTTATAAATCGGTCGGGATGACACCAATTTTCGCAGATCATGCGAAAGGATCAAAGCTCTATGATATCGACGGAAAAGAGTATATCGATTACGTCCTGTCATGGGGACCGATGATTCTCGGTCATGCCGATCCAATCGTCACATCAGCGATTCAAGAACAAGCGACGCGTGGCTGGAGTTACGGGACACCAACAGAAATCGAATCAGCGATGGCGGAAGTCGTCATCAGTCGTGTACCGTCGGTCGAAGTCGTCCGGATGGTCAATTCGGGTACAGAAGCGACGATGGCTGCCCTTCGTCTCGCACGCGGCTATACAGGTCGGACAAAAATCTTGAAGTTCGAAGGCTGTTACCACGGTCATGGGGACTCACTCTTGATTAAAGCAGGTTCAGGTGTCGCGACACTTGGACTACCGGATTCACCAGGCGTTCCAGCGCAAATTGCGAGCATGACACTGACGGTTCCTTACAACGATTTGGATGCTGTCCGGATCGCGTTTGAAAAACACGGCGACGATATCGCTGGTGTCATCGTCGAACCGGCTGCTGGGAACATGGGCTTCGTGCCACCAGAACCAGGGTTCCTTGAAGGCTTACGGGAAATCACATCAGAAAACGGTGCGTTATTGATTTTTGACGAAGTCATGACCGGTTTCCGTGTCGGATTCCACTGTGCGCAAGGACACTTCGGTGTCACGCCGGATATCACGTGTCTCGGTAAAGTCATCGGCGGCGGAATGCCAGTCGGTGCTTATGGCGGACGGCGTGACATCATGGAACAGATCGCACCACAAGGTCCAATTTATCAAGCAGGTACGTTATCCGGGAACCCACTTGCGATGGCAGCGGGTCTAGCGACACTGACGCAATTGAAACCCGAGCACTATGAAGAGTTCGACCGGAAAGCGACCCGTCTGTCTGAAGGCTACTTGAATGCTGCGGCGAAATATAACATTCCACTGACGACGAACCGTGCGGGTGCGATGTTTGGTGTCTTCTTCACGGATGAACGTGTCACGAACTTCGAAAAAGCGAAAACATCGAACCTTGAGATGTTCCGTTCGTATTATCAAAAGATGGCGGCGCGTGGTGTCTTCTTACCACCATCACAATTCGAAGGTCTCTTCCTCTCGATTGCCCATACGGACGAAGATATCGAACAGACGATTGAAGCCGTCGAATTGACGTTCAAGGAACTCCAAGTTGAGTTCGATCGTTAA
- a CDS encoding type II secretion system protein, with protein MKKQEGYTLIFVLVTLAVVSTLALVVIGINLQTKRSTEIRKTEVSISYEARSLLNEGVAKLYNTFPTTRPVSADFKQQLEQLMYSPNTTTPVTYDSLLKKGTQSIGTYQYKLVTSANASVKDLDNVKIVEITAIVSSHISDQPELKRTYTQRVSLSTLPSFLYHVLGSENQLTLNGAPSIKGNVFSTKPIRLSQIPLFSYKGTAYSPSIAGNWTAKPIIEGVINVSPPTPNPTLKPFEICNTANKFCSESVSSWQDASEPISSWLDASELTRVVSTPYEFSSLNYLYSFIEYLHRHNLPIQESNIATADKQIDVEKLRTALPQTNGIKVLPITATSTVFDESLTIDNPNDNLLVTNASYTTPLSAILLDQDIGFSESPLILNGNLSIQSVRSLTNPLKISRPLIVIGDLKISGNVAFNTTIFVLGKTTIDDANISSIENNSMVLLSKGELLINRFDKFSQTTNEIEAFLYSDAMTNNRIYTVGSNLSISGGLFTKGNLTINTFRGSFTTTTSPTNLTEFVSRMRSSSDRQQSRLQLNYDANIIKNQLASLPVTDRIHLYVEPPQRKED; from the coding sequence ATGAAAAAACAAGAAGGCTATACTTTGATTTTTGTCCTCGTTACACTAGCAGTCGTCTCAACACTTGCCCTTGTCGTCATTGGTATCAATCTGCAGACGAAACGTTCAACAGAAATTCGAAAAACAGAAGTCTCCATCTCTTATGAAGCCCGTTCGTTACTAAACGAAGGGGTTGCGAAACTATACAATACCTTTCCGACGACACGTCCTGTTTCAGCTGACTTTAAACAACAACTCGAACAATTGATGTATTCACCGAACACGACAACACCTGTTACATACGACAGTCTCTTAAAAAAAGGGACACAGTCGATCGGAACGTATCAATACAAACTCGTGACTTCAGCAAATGCATCAGTAAAAGATCTCGACAACGTCAAAATCGTCGAAATCACAGCCATCGTCTCTTCTCATATTTCAGATCAACCGGAACTGAAACGAACGTATACGCAACGTGTCTCGCTCTCGACACTTCCAAGCTTTTTGTATCATGTACTCGGCTCGGAAAATCAGCTGACACTCAACGGTGCCCCGAGCATCAAAGGAAATGTCTTTTCGACTAAACCGATTCGCTTATCACAAATCCCACTTTTCTCTTACAAAGGAACTGCTTATTCGCCATCTATCGCTGGCAACTGGACAGCAAAACCAATCATCGAAGGCGTTATCAATGTCAGTCCGCCAACGCCAAACCCTACTTTAAAACCGTTTGAGATTTGTAATACGGCGAATAAGTTCTGTAGCGAATCCGTCTCTTCTTGGCAAGACGCTTCGGAACCCATCTCCTCATGGCTTGATGCTTCTGAATTGACACGCGTCGTCTCAACACCGTACGAGTTCTCGTCACTCAACTATCTATACTCGTTTATCGAGTATTTACATCGACATAACTTACCGATTCAGGAATCAAATATCGCTACAGCCGATAAACAAATCGATGTAGAAAAACTACGAACTGCATTGCCACAAACGAATGGGATTAAAGTTCTTCCGATTACTGCGACAAGTACCGTCTTTGACGAGAGTCTGACCATCGACAATCCAAACGATAATTTGCTCGTCACCAACGCTAGTTATACAACGCCTTTATCAGCAATTTTACTCGATCAAGATATCGGTTTCTCAGAAAGTCCACTTATTCTAAATGGTAATCTATCGATTCAAAGTGTGCGTTCGTTAACGAATCCATTGAAGATTTCTCGTCCTTTGATCGTCATCGGTGATTTAAAAATCAGTGGAAACGTGGCGTTTAATACGACAATTTTTGTTCTTGGGAAAACGACGATTGACGACGCGAACATCTCATCGATTGAAAACAACTCGATGGTTCTGCTCAGTAAAGGCGAGTTATTGATTAATCGATTTGATAAATTCTCACAAACCACTAATGAGATAGAGGCTTTTCTATACAGTGATGCGATGACGAATAATCGCATTTACACCGTCGGATCCAACTTATCGATTTCCGGTGGATTGTTCACAAAAGGTAACTTAACGATTAACACATTCCGTGGTAGTTTTACGACGACGACTAGTCCAACAAATTTAACAGAGTTCGTTTCCCGGATGCGTAGTTCGAGTGATCGTCAGCAATCACGTCTTCAATTGAATTACGATGCCAATATCATTAAAAATCAACTGGCTTCACTTCCTGTAACCGATCGTATTCATCTGTACGTCGAACCACCTCAACGAAAAGAAGACTAA
- a CDS encoding bifunctional folylpolyglutamate synthase/dihydrofolate synthase, whose protein sequence is MRTREDVLDWLSSLLAFGVKPGLERMQAMLLELQIDPDAIPTIHVAGTNGKGSTVAFLREMGIAEGLQIGTFTSPYIIQFEERIMLNGVPIAEDDLVTAAIAVQDAIRHIDPALGTVTEFEALTGLAFYYFDQLRPDFVIYEVGLGGLYDSTNVFKKPVAAIITSIGHDHQAILGDTLQEIALQKFGIIKQGTPVIAGKLQEELTVPLMAYCGDRNATLKWSQEAIIRYRLKETGTWATYDGIPETRLGLEGHHQVHNAANAVICARRLGWSKAAIRKGLREAKHPGRFEIISRKPRIILDGAHNPEGITALVERLKEESKPVTLLCSILRDKDRSAMLAQLSNVTPDIYETTFDFPRARTLDELKQDGANVTTVEKFFDRLEMDRTYVVTGSLYFISEVRRYWELIKK, encoded by the coding sequence ATGAGGACGCGAGAAGATGTATTGGATTGGTTATCGAGCTTACTAGCATTCGGCGTCAAACCAGGTCTTGAACGGATGCAGGCGATGTTACTGGAATTACAGATTGACCCGGACGCGATTCCGACGATTCATGTCGCCGGAACGAACGGAAAAGGATCGACGGTCGCGTTCTTGCGTGAGATGGGGATTGCGGAAGGATTGCAAATCGGGACATTTACGTCACCGTACATCATTCAGTTTGAGGAACGAATCATGTTGAATGGGGTACCGATCGCAGAAGACGATCTCGTTACAGCTGCCATCGCGGTTCAAGATGCCATCAGGCACATCGATCCGGCACTCGGTACAGTCACTGAGTTCGAAGCATTAACAGGACTTGCTTTCTATTATTTTGATCAGCTCCGTCCGGATTTCGTCATCTATGAGGTCGGTCTCGGTGGACTGTATGACTCAACGAACGTCTTCAAAAAGCCGGTCGCAGCAATCATCACATCAATCGGTCATGATCATCAAGCGATTCTCGGAGATACGCTCCAAGAGATCGCCTTACAGAAGTTCGGCATCATCAAACAAGGGACACCGGTCATCGCCGGAAAACTGCAAGAAGAACTGACTGTACCGTTAATGGCATATTGCGGCGACCGGAATGCGACCTTGAAATGGAGCCAGGAAGCAATCATCCGTTACCGCTTAAAGGAAACCGGGACCTGGGCGACGTACGACGGAATTCCAGAGACCCGCTTAGGTCTCGAAGGCCATCACCAAGTTCATAATGCGGCGAACGCTGTTATTTGTGCGCGGCGTCTCGGATGGTCGAAAGCGGCGATCCGAAAAGGGCTACGAGAAGCAAAACATCCAGGTCGGTTTGAAATCATCTCGCGCAAACCACGAATCATTCTCGATGGTGCGCATAATCCAGAAGGCATCACGGCACTTGTTGAACGGTTAAAGGAAGAATCAAAACCCGTGACGTTGCTCTGTTCGATTTTGCGTGACAAAGACCGGTCGGCGATGCTTGCGCAGTTAAGCAACGTTACACCAGATATTTACGAGACGACATTCGATTTCCCGCGAGCAAGGACACTCGATGAGTTAAAACAAGACGGGGCTAATGTAACGACGGTTGAAAAGTTCTTCGATCGATTAGAGATGGACCGGACATATGTCGTGACAGGATCACTCTATTTCATCAGTGAAGTACGAAGATACTGGGAATTAATTAAAAAATAG
- a CDS encoding valine--tRNA ligase: MQELSMPTKYDPQATEEKWHDFWLKGEYFKADQDPEKEPYTIVIPPPNVTGKLHLGHAWDTTLQDMLTRMKRMQGFDVLYLPGMDHAGIATQAKVEQKLRAEGKSRLEMGREKFLEQSWAWKEEYASTIRAQWAKLGLGLDYSRERFTLDEGLSEAVQEVFVKLYEKGLIYRGEYIVNWDPATKTAISDIEVIYKDIEGAFYHLSYPLTDGSGHVELATTRPETMLGDTAIAVNPKDERYAHLVGKTITLPIVGREIPIVADEYVDMEFGTGVVKITPAHDPNDFEVGNRHELPRVLVMNEDGTMNENAGKYEGMDRFECRKQIVEDLKAEGVLIKIEPHLHSVGHSERSDAIVEPYLSLQWFVKMEPLAQKALEEQQGPDKVNFVPQRFENTYVRWMENIRDWCVSRQLWWGHRIPAWYHKETGEVYVGKEAPADLENWEQDNDVLDTWFSSALWPFSTMGWPNTDAADYQKYFPTSTLVTGYDIIAFWVSRMIFQSYEFTGQRPFQDVLIHGLIRDSEGRKMSKSLGNGIDPMDVIEKYGADSLRWFLTTGSTPGNDLRFYWEKIEATWNFSNKLWNASRFALMNMDDLTFDQIDLTGEKSLADKWILTRLQTTIDDVTRLSDKYEFGEAGRILYHFIWEDFCNWYIEMAKLPLNGEDEAAKQTTRSVLAYTLDRIMRLMHPFMPFITEEIWQHLPHEGETITRAAWPTREASLDFPEAVPAFEAVQNVIRSVRNIRAEVNAPMSKQIQLFISTNDARVQDDLSSNSSYLQKFTNASELRIEEQMPAPEKAMSAIVTGAELFIPLADLINIEEEIARLNKELVKYTKEVERVEKKLNNPGFVGKAPAHVIDEEKAKALDYTEKRQAVEARINELSH, from the coding sequence ATGCAGGAATTATCAATGCCAACGAAATATGATCCGCAGGCAACGGAAGAAAAATGGCACGACTTTTGGTTAAAGGGAGAGTACTTTAAAGCTGATCAAGATCCGGAGAAAGAGCCGTACACGATCGTCATTCCACCACCGAACGTCACAGGTAAATTACACCTTGGTCACGCTTGGGACACAACATTACAAGACATGCTGACGCGGATGAAACGGATGCAAGGGTTCGACGTCCTGTATCTACCGGGAATGGACCATGCTGGTATTGCGACGCAAGCAAAAGTCGAACAAAAACTGCGAGCAGAAGGGAAATCACGTCTTGAAATGGGTCGTGAGAAATTCCTCGAGCAATCTTGGGCATGGAAAGAAGAGTATGCGTCAACGATCCGTGCACAATGGGCAAAACTCGGTCTTGGACTCGATTACTCGCGTGAACGCTTCACGCTCGACGAAGGGTTGTCAGAAGCAGTTCAAGAAGTCTTCGTTAAACTTTACGAAAAAGGCTTGATCTATCGTGGCGAATACATCGTTAACTGGGACCCAGCGACGAAAACAGCGATCTCGGATATCGAAGTCATCTACAAGGATATCGAAGGGGCGTTTTACCACCTCAGCTATCCACTGACGGACGGTTCAGGTCATGTTGAACTAGCGACGACACGTCCTGAGACGATGCTTGGTGATACAGCGATTGCCGTGAACCCGAAGGATGAGCGTTACGCTCACCTCGTCGGAAAAACGATCACGTTACCAATTGTTGGTCGCGAGATTCCGATTGTTGCGGATGAATATGTCGACATGGAGTTCGGTACAGGTGTCGTGAAGATTACACCTGCACACGACCCGAACGACTTCGAAGTCGGTAACCGCCACGAATTACCACGTGTCCTCGTCATGAATGAAGATGGAACGATGAACGAGAATGCAGGTAAATACGAAGGCATGGATCGTTTCGAATGCCGGAAACAAATCGTTGAAGATTTAAAAGCAGAAGGTGTTCTAATCAAAATCGAACCACACTTGCACTCTGTTGGTCACTCGGAACGTTCAGATGCAATCGTCGAGCCGTATCTTTCACTTCAATGGTTCGTCAAAATGGAACCACTCGCGCAAAAAGCACTCGAGGAACAACAAGGACCAGACAAGGTCAACTTCGTTCCACAACGCTTTGAAAACACATACGTACGCTGGATGGAAAATATCCGTGACTGGTGTGTTAGCCGTCAACTATGGTGGGGACATCGCATTCCGGCTTGGTACCATAAAGAAACAGGCGAAGTCTACGTTGGCAAGGAAGCACCAGCAGACCTCGAGAACTGGGAGCAAGACAACGATGTTCTCGATACATGGTTCTCTTCAGCCCTTTGGCCGTTCTCAACGATGGGTTGGCCGAATACGGACGCCGCGGATTATCAGAAATACTTCCCGACATCGACACTGGTTACAGGGTATGACATCATCGCGTTCTGGGTATCACGGATGATCTTCCAATCGTATGAATTCACGGGACAACGTCCATTCCAAGACGTCTTGATCCACGGATTGATTCGTGATTCGGAAGGACGAAAAATGTCGAAATCCCTCGGAAATGGGATTGATCCGATGGATGTCATCGAGAAATACGGTGCTGATTCACTGCGTTGGTTCTTAACGACTGGATCGACACCAGGCAACGACCTCCGCTTCTACTGGGAAAAGATCGAAGCAACGTGGAACTTCTCAAACAAACTATGGAACGCAAGCCGTTTTGCCTTGATGAACATGGACGATCTAACGTTTGATCAGATTGATTTGACAGGCGAAAAATCACTCGCAGATAAATGGATCCTGACACGTTTACAGACAACGATTGATGACGTGACACGTCTATCGGATAAATATGAGTTTGGTGAAGCAGGACGTATTCTCTATCACTTCATCTGGGAAGACTTCTGTAACTGGTATATCGAGATGGCGAAGTTGCCGCTCAACGGAGAAGACGAAGCAGCAAAACAAACGACGCGTTCGGTTCTTGCCTATACACTCGACCGGATCATGCGCTTGATGCATCCGTTCATGCCGTTCATCACGGAAGAAATCTGGCAACACTTACCGCATGAAGGTGAGACGATCACACGTGCCGCATGGCCGACACGCGAGGCGTCACTCGACTTCCCGGAAGCTGTTCCAGCATTTGAAGCGGTTCAGAACGTCATCCGTTCGGTTCGTAACATCCGCGCGGAAGTGAACGCACCGATGTCGAAACAGATCCAACTGTTCATCTCGACGAATGACGCACGTGTTCAAGACGACTTGTCGTCAAACAGCTCGTACTTGCAAAAGTTCACGAACGCGTCTGAACTCCGGATTGAAGAGCAAATGCCAGCGCCAGAAAAAGCGATGAGTGCGATCGTAACGGGAGCAGAATTGTTCATCCCGCTCGCAGACTTGATCAACATCGAGGAAGAAATCGCGCGCTTGAATAAAGAACTCGTCAAGTATACGAAAGAAGTCGAACGGGTCGAGAAAAAACTCAACAACCCTGGCTTCGTCGGCAAAGCACCAGCACATGTCATTGATGAAGAAAAAGCGAAAGCACTTGATTATACGGAAAAACGTCAAGCTGTCGAAGCACGCATCAACGAACTCTCACACTAA
- a CDS encoding type IV pilus modification PilV family protein encodes MIQKENGFSLIEVLVSVVILSIVSIALISIFSQSLRSSHSSMDETTAANLTSYAASYLQRETLVKTSPLSFNYLKTQVGKSTFDICPTSDTNVAICNQVFAPVVNGTQYRINLQVNSTTSNDPRLLNTTLTIKKDQSNDILFSLKGVLSNEQLNQEFPFDLSAR; translated from the coding sequence ATGATCCAGAAGGAAAATGGTTTTTCTTTAATCGAAGTACTTGTCAGCGTCGTCATCTTATCAATCGTGTCGATTGCCTTAATCAGTATTTTTTCTCAATCTTTACGTTCGAGTCACTCTAGTATGGACGAGACGACAGCGGCTAATCTGACTTCCTACGCGGCTTCTTACTTACAACGAGAAACACTTGTCAAAACATCTCCTTTATCCTTCAATTACTTAAAGACTCAAGTCGGAAAAAGTACGTTTGATATCTGCCCAACGTCTGATACTAACGTAGCGATTTGTAATCAGGTATTCGCACCTGTCGTCAACGGAACACAATACCGAATCAACCTACAAGTTAATTCAACTACAAGTAACGATCCTCGTTTGTTGAATACTACCTTAACGATCAAAAAGGATCAGTCGAATGATATTCTATTTTCCTTAAAAGGAGTCTTAAGTAATGAACAGCTTAATCAAGAATTTCCGTTTGATTTATCGGCGCGATGA
- the hemB gene encoding porphobilinogen synthase produces MNTLEYARHRRLRHTASLRSLVRENQLHKSDLIYPIFVAEGEDIKREVSSMPGVFNLSLDHLTAEIEEVVALGIESVILFGVPHDHLKDEQGSGAFHDHGIVQEATRLVKKVAPQLTVIADTCLCEYTSTGHCGIVADGTVDNDASLPLHVKTAISQAQAGADVIAPSSMMDGFVAAIRQGLDENGFSHIPVMSYGVKYASAYYGPFRDAANSAPGEGDRKGYQMDPANRREAFREATADVDQGADFMIVKPALAFMDIIRDVRERIDLPIVAYNVSGEYAMVKAAALNGWIDEERIVLETMLGFKRAGADLIITYFAKDICRYLEGSK; encoded by the coding sequence ATGAACACATTAGAATACGCACGTCACCGTCGTTTACGTCATACCGCATCACTCCGGTCACTCGTCCGCGAGAACCAGTTGCATAAATCGGATTTGATTTATCCGATTTTCGTTGCTGAAGGCGAAGATATCAAACGCGAAGTCAGCTCGATGCCTGGCGTCTTCAACTTATCACTCGATCATCTGACGGCTGAGATTGAAGAAGTCGTCGCACTCGGAATCGAATCTGTCATCTTATTCGGTGTCCCGCACGACCACTTAAAAGACGAGCAAGGATCAGGTGCGTTTCACGATCACGGGATCGTTCAAGAGGCAACACGTCTCGTCAAAAAAGTTGCTCCGCAGCTAACGGTCATTGCCGACACATGCTTATGTGAATATACGTCGACAGGTCACTGTGGAATCGTCGCGGACGGAACGGTCGATAATGATGCGTCATTACCGCTTCACGTCAAAACAGCCATCTCACAAGCTCAGGCGGGTGCCGATGTCATCGCTCCATCATCAATGATGGACGGATTCGTCGCAGCGATTCGTCAAGGGTTGGACGAGAACGGCTTCAGCCATATTCCGGTCATGAGCTATGGCGTTAAATATGCATCTGCTTATTACGGTCCATTCCGTGACGCGGCAAACTCGGCACCAGGAGAAGGCGACCGGAAAGGCTACCAAATGGACCCAGCAAACCGTCGCGAAGCGTTCCGAGAAGCAACAGCGGACGTCGATCAAGGAGCTGACTTCATGATCGTCAAACCTGCGCTTGCGTTCATGGACATCATTCGTGATGTGCGCGAGCGGATTGATCTACCAATCGTTGCGTATAACGTATCGGGTGAGTATGCGATGGTCAAAGCTGCAGCCCTGAACGGCTGGATCGACGAAGAACGAATCGTCCTTGAGACGATGCTTGGCTTTAAACGAGCAGGAGCTGATTTAATTATCACCTATTTCGCAAAAGACATTTGTCGTTACCTGGAGGGGTCGAAATGA
- the hemC gene encoding hydroxymethylbilane synthase codes for MRKIIVGSRSSKLAMTQTKWVIDQLKQAGAPYEFEIKNIITKGDRILDVTLSKVGGKGLFVKEIEQQMIDEEIDFAVHSMKDLPSELPDGLIIGATPARVDARDALITKTGEGLASLPEGAVVGTSSLRRGSQLLKLRPDLKIESIRGNIDTRLDKLKNGPFDGILLAAAGLKRMGWSEDVVSEYLSTEDMIPAVGQGILGIECREHDQEVRDLLHLIHDQMTEKVAYAERAFLAAIEGSCHVPVGGFATINEDMSTTLVGFIGSVDGEQILIERESGLDPMHLGQDVAERLLASGGREILATLPDDL; via the coding sequence ATGCGAAAAATCATTGTTGGATCGCGAAGCTCGAAGCTAGCGATGACACAGACGAAATGGGTCATTGACCAGTTGAAACAAGCCGGCGCGCCGTATGAGTTCGAAATCAAGAACATCATTACAAAAGGAGACCGTATTTTGGATGTGACGCTCTCAAAAGTCGGTGGTAAAGGGTTATTCGTAAAAGAGATCGAACAGCAGATGATTGACGAAGAAATCGATTTTGCTGTTCACAGCATGAAGGATTTACCGTCTGAACTACCGGATGGTCTCATCATCGGTGCCACACCGGCACGTGTCGATGCGCGTGATGCCTTGATCACGAAAACAGGAGAAGGTCTTGCTTCCTTGCCAGAAGGTGCGGTTGTCGGCACGAGCAGCTTACGTCGTGGATCACAATTGCTAAAACTCCGCCCTGATTTAAAAATCGAATCGATTCGCGGGAACATCGATACACGACTTGATAAATTAAAAAATGGTCCGTTTGACGGGATTCTGCTTGCAGCAGCTGGTTTAAAACGGATGGGTTGGTCTGAAGATGTCGTTTCGGAATATCTTTCAACAGAAGACATGATTCCAGCTGTCGGTCAAGGAATCCTCGGTATCGAATGTCGCGAACATGATCAAGAAGTACGTGATCTCCTGCACCTGATCCATGATCAGATGACAGAAAAAGTGGCATACGCAGAACGCGCTTTCCTAGCAGCCATCGAAGGTAGCTGTCACGTTCCGGTCGGTGGATTCGCGACGATTAACGAAGACATGTCAACGACACTTGTCGGATTCATCGGATCCGTCGATGGGGAGCAAATTCTAATCGAGCGCGAATCAGGTCTTGACCCGATGCATCTCGGTCAAGACGTTGCCGAACGTCTGCTTGCTTCGGGCGGTCGTGAGATTCTCGCAACACTTCCGGATGACTTGTAA
- a CDS encoding uroporphyrinogen-III synthase, which yields MRFSQHFRMTCKQVLFTGSRPPTNEQMARLRGVAIESVHYPVIETRPVSFTLPKGIDWLIVTSPNGVHRVADALPELAETRIAVVGRKTADALAKYDRTADFCPSTFTGDALVAELGPYLSDGDHIVFARGNRSRQAPVDQLRKLNRYTIEDIITYETVTRRLPEALIRNATYIGLQSPSAVEAIAPLDLKTTFIVIGTITEQAAKAAGLQPIHVAREFTVDGMIDRIIEEESA from the coding sequence GTGAGATTCTCGCAACACTTCCGGATGACTTGTAAGCAGGTATTGTTCACGGGAAGTCGACCACCGACGAACGAGCAGATGGCGCGACTGCGTGGCGTCGCAATCGAGTCGGTGCATTATCCGGTCATTGAAACGCGACCTGTTTCGTTTACGTTGCCGAAGGGAATTGATTGGCTCATCGTGACGAGTCCGAATGGCGTCCACCGGGTTGCTGATGCATTGCCTGAATTAGCAGAAACGCGTATCGCGGTCGTTGGACGAAAGACAGCAGATGCACTTGCGAAGTATGATCGAACAGCCGACTTTTGTCCGTCAACCTTTACAGGAGACGCACTCGTCGCAGAACTGGGACCATACTTGTCTGACGGCGATCATATCGTTTTTGCGCGAGGGAACCGATCGCGGCAAGCACCGGTCGATCAGTTACGAAAACTGAATCGATATACGATCGAGGATATCATCACCTATGAAACCGTCACCCGTCGACTACCTGAAGCTCTTATCAGAAATGCCACCTATATTGGACTGCAGAGTCCTTCCGCTGTCGAAGCGATTGCTCCGCTAGACCTGAAGACGACCTTCATCGTCATCGGGACGATCACGGAGCAAGCAGCAAAAGCAGCCGGACTTCAACCGATTCATGTCGCCCGTGAATTCACGGTGGACGGCATGATTGATCGTATCATTGAGGAGGAATCAGCATGA